Genomic DNA from Streptomyces venezuelae:
GCGGTGGTGATGTCGGGCCGGTAGGAGTTGGGCACCGGGATGGCGAAGTTGCCGGGCGCGGCGGGCCCGTAGCCCTTGCGGCCGGCGCTGTAGGTGGCCGAGGCGGCGGCCTGGGTCATGCCGTGCCAGGAGCGGGCGAAGGAGACGACCTCGTGTCTGCCGGTGACGAGTCTGGCCATCCGCAGGGCGGCCTCGTTGGACTCGGCGCCGGTGGTCAGCAGCAGCGTCTTGGCCAGCGGCGCGGGCAGCGTGCCGGCCAGCCGTTCGGCCAGGTCGACCACGGGGCGCGAGAGCATGCCGCTGTAGAGGTGGTCCAGGCGGGCGACCTGCTGCTGGACGGTGGCGACGATGCGCGGGTGGCAGTGGCCCAGGACGGCGCTCATCTGGCCGGAGGTGAAGTCGAGGATCGTGCGGCCGTCGGCGGTGAACACCTGGCTCCCGGCGGCCCGTTCGATGATCTCGTGGGTGAACTCGGCGCCGTAGCGCACGAGATGGGCCTGGGCCCGGTCCCAGAAGGCGGCGGGGGCGGACGGCGCGGCGGGGGTCGTGGCAGCCATGGCGCCGACGGTAGGCCGCCCCCGAGCGGTGCGTCCATCGCACATGTGTGACGGTGCTGTTCGGCTCTGCCGCACAGCGGTCCGCCCGACAATGGGGGGTGTGATGAATCCCTGGAGGCTGCGGCTGCTGTGCCGTCTGGAGACGCTGGGCACGGTGCGGGCGGTCGCCCAGGCCGTGCACATGAGCCCCTCCGGCGTGTCCCAGCAGCTGGCGGTGCTGGAGAGCGAGACGGGCACCCGGCTGCTGGAGCGCACCGGCCGGCGGGTGCGGCTGACCTCGGCGGGCCTGATTCTGGCGCGGCGCTCGCGGGCGCTGCTGGAGCAGATGGACGGCCTCGAGGCGCAGGTGCGCGGGCTGGGCCAGGAGCCGGCCGGGCTGGTGCGCCTTGGCACCTTCCAGAGCGCGATCCACACGCTGGCCGTGCCGGCGGTGCGCGCGCTGGCGTCCGCGCATCCCCGCCTGCAGGTGGAGGTGGTGCAGCTGGAACCGCACGAGAGTCTGCCCGCGCTGCGCGGCGGGGATGTGGACCTGGCCATCACCACCACCGACTTCGGTGAGCTGCCGCTGGGCGAGGACCTGGACCTGGTGGTGCTGGCCCGGGACCCGGTGCTGCTGGTGCTGCCGCCCTCCCATCCGGCCGCCGGGCGCGGCCCGGTGGACCTGGCGGCCTTCGCGGACGAGCCGTGGACGCTGGACCTGCCGCACTCCTACATGGCCGGACTGGCGCTGCGGCTGTGCCGGCAGGCCCGTTTCGAGCCGCGGGTGGCGGCCCGGTTCGGCAACTACCTGATGACGCTGCAGCACGTCGAGGCGGGCCTGTCGATCGCGCTGCTGCCCGGCCTGGCCGTCGATGCCCGCTACCGGGTGGCCACCCGCGAACTGGCCCGGCCGGTGACCCGCACCATCACCGCGGCCGTCCGCCGCGGCGCGCCGCCGGGGGCGGCGGTGCGCGCCGTGCTGGACGCGCTGCGCCGTCCCGCCGCAGCGGGCGGGGCGGGCGGGCAGCAGGAGTAGGTCAGCGGCGCTTTTGCGACTTCACATACCAGGCGGCGGCGACGGCGAGGACGAGGAGGACAAGAAGGATCTTCATGGTTCCCGGTTGTCCCCGATCGGGCGGGACATGCCTGCCGTGCTCGTGGCGGGCCGGCGGCGGGGGGTGTTTTGCCGGTCGGGGGCCAGGGCACCCGGTGGCCGCGGCCGCGCCGGCGCCGCCGGTGCGCCGAGCCGGGCGGTGCCGTCCCGCGCTTTCCGGTGGTGAGGTGCTCGCGTCTTGCGGAAGGTGGGAGAGGCGCCCCCGGGGCCCGGAGCGGTCCGCGCCCGGCCCGTACGCCCCCGCACGAAAGGCAGCACCCATGACGGACACTCCCGGCCGGCAGGGCCCGCAGGACCCCACCTCCAAGGGACCGCGCCCGGACTTTCCCCAGCAGGACCAGGAGGTGCCCGGCTGGACCGGGCCGATGGACCCGCCGCCCGACCACGGGGAGGACTCCTACCGCGGCTCCGGACTGCTGCGCGACCGCGTCGCGCTGATCACCGGAGGCGACTCGGGCATCGGGCGGGCGGTGGCCATCGCGATGGCCCGCGAGGAGGCCGACGTCGTGTTCACCCATCTGCCCGCCGAGGCCGGCGAGGCGCAGGAGACCGCCCGCTGGATCGAGGAGGCCGGACGCCGCGCCGTTGCGGTGCCCTGCGACATCCGCGAGGAGGAACAGTGCCGGCGGCTCGTGGAGCGCGCGGTCACCGAGTTCGGGCGGATCGACGTACTGGTCAACAACGCCGCGTACCAGATGTCGCAGCCCAAGGGCATCACGGACATCTCCACCGAGCAGTTCGACCGGGTGGTGCGCACCAACCTGTACGGCATGTTCTGGCTGTGCAGGATGGCCGTGCCGCACATGCCGCGCGGCGCCTCCATCATCAACACCACCTCGGTGCAGGCCTACAAGCCCAGCCCGCACCTGCTGGACTACGCCATGACCAAGGGCGCCATCGTGACGTTCACCCAGGGGCTCGCGCAGATGCTGGTCGAGGACGGGATCCGGGTCAACGCGGTGGCGCCGGGCCCGGTGTGGACGCCGCTGATCCCCGCGACGCTGCCGGACACCACGGAGTTCGGCAAGCAGGCGCCGCTGGGCCGGCCCGCGCAGCCCGCGGAGATGGCCCCGGCCTATGTCTTCCTCGCCTCGGAGCACGCGAGTTTCATCACCGCCGAGATCATGAACGCCACCGGCGGCACGCCCCTGCCCTGAACACGCCACAGCACCTGCCCGGACACGGAAAGGACATCACCATGCGGCACCACCAGCACGATCCCGCGCAGACCGCGGCCGAGGAGGTCCTGGAGGAGGTCGAGGACGCCGAGGAGCGGCCGGTACCCGACAAGCGGCGCGAGCACGCCAAGGACGGCGAGGCCGGCGACACCCTCACGCCCAGCCCCGCCGCCCAGGAGGACATCCACGAGGACAAGGGCGGGCCCGGGGGCAGCAGCCGGGGCTGAGCGGGCCGTTCAGCGGGCGCCGAGCGGGGCCGTTCAGCGGTGTGCGGGCCGCGGCTCCCGGCCGGGCGGATGCCATTCGATCATCAAGATGGTGGCGTCGTCGCGGAGCCGGTCGGTCTGCGCGTCCAGGACGGAGTGGATGAGCCGGCGCAGCGTCTCGGCGGCGACCTCGCCGCCGGTGGAGGCGCGGATGACGGAGTCGGCGAACCGTTCGAGTCCGAATTCGGTGCCGTCGGCCAGCCGGGCCTCGGTCAGGCCGTCGGTGTAGAGCAGCACGCGGTCGCCGGGTTCCAGGGTCGTCTCGTGGATCTGGCGCTCGGCGCCGCGCAGGAAGGCGGAGAAGCCCATGGGCGGGTCCGCCTCGCGTTCCAGGGCGCCCTCGACGAGCCGGTTGTCGCGGATGAGCAGCGGCGGGGGGTGCCCGCAGTTGCACCAGCGCAGCACCCCGCCGGCCAGGTCCAGGCGCAGCAGGACGCCGGTGCAGAACTGGTCGGGCAGCCACAGGCTGATGGCCGCGTCCACCTCTTCCAGCAGTTCGGGCAGCTCCGCGCCGGTGCGCCGGCTGTTGCGGCAGGCGGCCAGGGCCACCGCGGTGGTCAGGCCGGAGAGCAGGTTGTGGCCCATCGCGTCGACGATCGTGGCGTGCAGGGCCGTTGGGGTGAGGCAGTGGTCGAAGGCGTCGCCGCCGATCTCGTAGGCGGGTTCCAGTACGGCGGTGGAGACCACGTGGGTGTTGCCGATGGTGCGCGGCGGCAGGAAGGCGCGGAGCATCTCGGCGGGCAGCCGCATGGGCTCGGAGCGGGTGCGCTGGACGACGTTGTCCTTGTAGGCCCGCTTGGAGGTGATCATCATCGCCAGGAGGGAGGCCAGGGCCCGGCTGCGGCGCAGCAGCGCGGGGTCCAGGAAGGGGGTGTGGACGGCGACCACGCCCAGGCGTTCGGCGCCGTCCAGCAGGGGCAGCCAGGCGGTCATGCCGCCGGCGGGGGATTCCTGCACGCGCAGGGCCAGGGTGCGGTAGGCCCAGCCGGCCAGTGAGCTGTCCACGTCGAGGGCGGCCGCGTCGTCGTTGAGCGGGATCAGGCGGCGCTGCTGGAGGTCGGCGAGGTAGACCACGGCCTGGGGCACGCCCAGGGCGGTGGCGCACCGGGCGACGGCGGTGGCCAGGTCCAGTACGGCGTTGTCGGGGTCCGCGAGGAAATCCTCGAGTCCGCTGGGCGGCTCCGATGTCGGCACGTCCTCTCCCTTCGCCACGGGGCTGCGCGACTCGGCTGGGTGCTGGGTGCTGGTTTCCGGGTGCTGGGTGCTGGGTTCCGGGTGACACGAGCAGTCTCACACCGCACCGGCGTGCCTGCCCGGCCGCCGTGTCGCCGATCGGCCGCGGGTGGTCCACGGTGATCAGTACGAGTTGTCCCGCCCTGCGCGGGTACCTGCACCCCAGCTCCCCCCGGGCCGGTCCGGCCCGGGGCGGGGACGCCGAGGAAAGGAGACACCGTGAGCGAGCAGATACCGCCCTCCCCCGGTGCGGACGGCACTCCGCCGGTGCCCAGGGACCTGCCCGACCAGCTGGCCGACGACGGCCAGGACCCCTGGGAGGCGGCGCAGAACACGGCCGAGGCCTCCGACGGCGGCGGCGGCGAGGACGAGGTGCCCGAGACCGACGAGGCCGGCACCGGCCGGCGCGACAACGGCGGGGCGACGGGCGCCCAGAGCGAGGATCCGGTGCCGCAGGAGCCCTCCGGGTGAGGGCGGGGCCCGGCCAGATGAGCACAGCGAGGGAAAGGGATTGACGGTGAGCGGTGCGGGAGAAGAGCCGGCGCAGGTCACGGTGGAACTGAGCGGGGCGGCCAAGGACGCCGGGAGCGTCTTCGACGTCCTGAAGGCGGTCTACGCCTCGGACCGCGACGGCGGGCCCACGGCGTCGGACGCGAGCGGGCCGACCGTGTGGAGCGGTGTGTTCGACACCGCCCGGCCGGCGGGCGGCGGGCCGGGCGGCACGCCCTCCCTGCAGGGCCCGGTGACCGCCGGGGTGCAGGGCGGCTATGTGGCGGTCGACCAGGTCGTCACGGTCCTCTCGGCGGCCTTCACCGTCACCGAGGAGGGCTCCGCCTCGGGCGATCAGGTCCTCGAAGACGCGGCGGGTGGTGGGGTCGCCCTCCCCCAGCCACTGGGCGATCTCGGTGTAGGCGGCGACGGCGACGCGTTCGGCGACCAGGTCCTCCTTGATCATTTCGATCAGGTCGGTGCTGTCGTCGTACTCCGCGTGGGAGCGGGAGGTGAGCGTGTCGGGGTTGAAGTCCGGCTCGCCGCCCAGCTGGACGATGCGCTGGGCCAGTTTGTCGGCGTGCTCCTGCTCCTCCTGGGCGTGTTCCAGGAACTCCGCGGCCACCGGCTCGGAGTACAGGCCCGAGACCGTGTAGTAGTGCCGCTTGTAGCGCAGGGTGCAGACGATCTCGGTGGCGAGGGCCTCGTTGAGGACGAGGAGCACGCGCTCCAGGTCCGCGCCGTAGGCGTCGGTGACCGGGCCCTTCTCGATCTGCCGGCGGGCCCGCTCGCGGATGGTCTTGATGTCGGTCAGGAACTCGGCCATGGCTGCTGCTCTCTGCTGGGCGGTCGGGGCGGCGGGCGGAGCGCGTCCGGTGTCCCGCCACCCCCTGACCGTACCCATATGTCCGCATTCATCCCCTGGTGGCCGGTGCCGGTGTCGGGACCGGCCACCAGGGGGCGCCGGAGCGGGGCGGCGTCCGCGCGGGCGGTGCCGGTGCCCTGACAACGCAGGTGACCGCTCTGCGGGTGTCGGGGTACTCTGCGCGCCGGGCGGACGGGGCCGGCGTGCGGCGGGCCGCCCTTCCGGCACGAACAGGGGTGGCTCGTGCGCGCGTTGGGCCGCGCGGCGGGCCGTGGGGGGAAGCGGAGACGACATGCGGGGGCTGGGCCAGGGCAGACCGGCGGGCGGCGCGGTGGGGGTGCGCCGCGGGGGCGTCCGCCGCGCGCCGCGCCCCCACAGGCACCCCCCGGCGGCGGCCGGACGGCGGACGTGCCGCCTCGGCCGCCGTGCGGCGGCAGGCGGGCCGTCACTGCCGGGGGCGGCTGCCGCGGGCGGGATGGGCGGGAGGGCCGGCGGTGGACAATAAGGCCGCCCTGCGGCAGCTGCTGCGCGGCAAGCGGAGCCGGCTGGAGCCCGCCGCGGTGGGCCTGCGCCCGCGCACCGGCCGCGGCCGCCGCGCCCCGGGGCTCTCCCAGGCGCAGGTCGCCCAGCTCCTGTACGTCTCCGAGCGCACCTACGCCCAGCTGGAGCGCGGCGAAATGCCCGCCCCCGCCCCCGGCTTCCTGGACCGGGTCTGTGAGGTGCTGCGTCTGGAGGAGGGTGATCGCACCGCGCTGTACGTGTACGCGCTGGGGTACGAGCCGCCCCGGCCCCAGGACCCGCTGGCCGGGCAGGACATCCACGGCGCCTGGCACGAGGCGGTGACCAGTGTGAGCAGGCCCTGTTACGTCAACGACGTCGCCTGGAACGTACTGGCCTGCAACGAGGCGTTCACCGCCACGTTCCCGCGCGCCCCGGGGGCCCGGCCCGCGCTGCCGGAGCGCAACTTGATGCGCTACATGCTGCTGCGGCACACCGCGCGCGAGCACCACCTGCTGGACTGGGAGCGGCAGTGGGCCCGGCCGCTGGCCGCGCAGCTGCGCAAGGCCGTGGCGCAGTACCCGGGCAACGGTGACCTGCGGGAGCTGGACCAGGAGGTGGAGGCCGACCCGGTGGCCGGGCCCATCTACCGCTCGGATCCGGTGACCTACGTCCAGCCCAGCGGGGCGACGCGGCCGGTGCGCTTTCCCTGGCCCGGGCCGGCGGGCCCGCCGGCCGGCGCCGAGCGGTGCTGCGCCGAGCATCTGCCCTCCCGGGCCGGGCTGGTGACCATGTGTGCGGCCGTGCCGCTGGGCTCGCCCGGCGCCCGCTTCTTCATCCTGGTCTTCGAGCCCGCACCGGCGGCGGGGGGCACGGGGCGCTGAGAGCCCGCGCCCTCACCCCGGACGCCGAGGCGGTGGTGCAGGCGCCCGCCCCCGGACGGGAAGGGCCCGCCCCGCCCTCACCCCGCCCCGGCCCCGGGGGTGGTTTCCCAGAGGGGGTGGCCGCAGTGGGGGCAGAAGCGGGCGCCGTCGGGGGTCAGGTGGTCGCAGTGGGGGCACACGTGGGCCAGGAGGCAGGCCGGGTCGCCCAAGTCGGCGGGGGCGGGGGGCCGGTGGCGGTGGGCGGTGGTGTAGGTCAGGCCCCGGGCGCCGGCCCGCAGGGCGTGCGGGGTGCGGGCGGGCAGCCAGGCCAGGGCGCCGGGGGCGAGCGGGAAGCGGGTGCCGGCCAGGCGCAGTTCGCCCTCGCCGGCCAGCACGGTGAGCAGGAGGCCGTGCCCGGCCCCGGCGTCCTCGCCCAGGTCCGTGCCGGGCGCCAGCCGCACCACGGCGGCGTCCAGGTCGCGGCCCCGGCCGCGCAGCGCCCACACCACGCTGACCGGTCCGCGCCCGGGGGCGCCGGTCTCGTGCGGGCCGAGCAGGACCGGTCCTGGCGCGTGGCCGGGCTGCGGGTTCGTGGGCATCGTGCCGTGTCTCCTTCACGCCGGGGCGGGTCATGCGCAGTGTGCGCCGGCCGGGCGCCGCGCGCGATGCCGGGAGGGGTGAAAGCGGGGCGGACCGGGACCATGCGGATCCGAGTGAATCTCGAGGTGCGGCTGGTGAACTACGGCTGGCACCGCACGGCTTGACGCGGCCGCGCTCTTTGTCACCCCGTGCGGCCGGCCCCTTCGCGGTTGCCCGTTTTCTCACTCACGTACGCATGTACTTAGGAGGGCACCATGGTCACCCGACGCCGTCTGCTCGGCACCGGACTCGCCGCCGCGGGCGTAGGGCTCACCGGGGCGTCGTTCACCCCCCTGCTCGGCGTGGACCGCGCCAAGGCCAGCCCGGCCGCGGCCGCCGCGGCCATACCCGAGCTGTTCACCGTACCCATGCCGCAGATGCCGGTCCTCAGACCCACGCTGCGCACCACGACCACCGATTACTACGACGTCACCACCCGCCGGGTCCGCAAGGAGATCCTGCCGGGCATCCAGACCGATCTGCTCACCTACGACGGGAACTTCCCCGGCGCGACCATCAAGGCGCGCTCGGGGCGCACCGTCGTCGTGCGCCAGCACAACGAGCTGGACGTGGCCACCTCCTCGCACCTGCACGGCGCCTCGGTCACCCAGGCCAACGACGGCGACCCGATGGACACCCTGGCGCCGGGCGGTGTGCGCGCCTACACCTATCCCAACAGGCAGCCGCACGCCTCGCTGTGGTACCACGACCACGCCCACCACATGGAGTCGGAGAACGTCTACCGCGGGCTGCACGGCAGTTACCTGCTGACCGACGCCGTCGAGGACAAGCTGCCGCTGCCCAAGGGCGAGTACGACGTGGTGATCGCGATCCGCGACGCGCACTTCGACGCGGCGGGGCAGCTCGTGTACGTCATGGACGACCAGCAGCGCTCCACGCTGCTGGTCAACGGCGCGCCCTACCCCTACTTCCAGGTCGCCGCCCGCAAGTACCGGCTGCGCCTGGCCAACATGTCCAACCAGCGTTTCCTGGGGCTGCGGCTGGCCGACGGCAGCGAGATCGTCCAGATCGGCTCGGACGGCGGGCTGCTGCCGCGCCCGCACACCACCGACACCCTCACCCTGTCCCCGGGCGAGCGCATCGACGCCGTCGTGGACTTCTCCCGCTACAAGGTGGGCGAGAAGGTGGTGCTGGAGAACACCATCATCTTCGCCGGCAGCGCCGAGCAGGTGGGCCAGGTGATGCGGTTCGACGTGGTGCGCACGGCCGCCGACAGCAGTGCGGTGCCCGCGGTGCTGCGCTCGCTGCCGGCGCTGCCCACGCCGACCAACGAGCGGACGGTGGTGATGAAGATGGAGGAGGGGGTGGCGCACCCCAAGGGCTTCATGGACGGCAAGGTGTACGACCCGGCGCGGGTGGATGCCAGCATCCGGTTCGGGGCCAGTGAGGTGTGGACGGTCACCAACGCCAATGCGCGGGTGCCGCACAACTTCCATATGCACCTGGTGCAGTTCCGGGTCCTGGAGCGCAACGGCAAGCCGCCGGCGCCGGGTGAGGCGGGGCTGAAGGACACGGTGATCGTGGCGGCCGGGGAGACGGTCAAGCTGCAGGCGACCTTCGACTCCTACCGGGGTTCCTACGTCTACCACTGCCACATGCTGGACCACTCGGCGATGGGCAT
This window encodes:
- a CDS encoding LysR family transcriptional regulator — encoded protein: MMNPWRLRLLCRLETLGTVRAVAQAVHMSPSGVSQQLAVLESETGTRLLERTGRRVRLTSAGLILARRSRALLEQMDGLEAQVRGLGQEPAGLVRLGTFQSAIHTLAVPAVRALASAHPRLQVEVVQLEPHESLPALRGGDVDLAITTTDFGELPLGEDLDLVVLARDPVLLVLPPSHPAAGRGPVDLAAFADEPWTLDLPHSYMAGLALRLCRQARFEPRVAARFGNYLMTLQHVEAGLSIALLPGLAVDARYRVATRELARPVTRTITAAVRRGAPPGAAVRAVLDALRRPAAAGGAGGQQE
- a CDS encoding SDR family oxidoreductase produces the protein MTDTPGRQGPQDPTSKGPRPDFPQQDQEVPGWTGPMDPPPDHGEDSYRGSGLLRDRVALITGGDSGIGRAVAIAMAREEADVVFTHLPAEAGEAQETARWIEEAGRRAVAVPCDIREEEQCRRLVERAVTEFGRIDVLVNNAAYQMSQPKGITDISTEQFDRVVRTNLYGMFWLCRMAVPHMPRGASIINTTSVQAYKPSPHLLDYAMTKGAIVTFTQGLAQMLVEDGIRVNAVAPGPVWTPLIPATLPDTTEFGKQAPLGRPAQPAEMAPAYVFLASEHASFITAEIMNATGGTPLP
- a CDS encoding PP2C family protein-serine/threonine phosphatase translates to MAKGEDVPTSEPPSGLEDFLADPDNAVLDLATAVARCATALGVPQAVVYLADLQQRRLIPLNDDAAALDVDSSLAGWAYRTLALRVQESPAGGMTAWLPLLDGAERLGVVAVHTPFLDPALLRRSRALASLLAMMITSKRAYKDNVVQRTRSEPMRLPAEMLRAFLPPRTIGNTHVVSTAVLEPAYEIGGDAFDHCLTPTALHATIVDAMGHNLLSGLTTAVALAACRNSRRTGAELPELLEEVDAAISLWLPDQFCTGVLLRLDLAGGVLRWCNCGHPPPLLIRDNRLVEGALEREADPPMGFSAFLRGAERQIHETTLEPGDRVLLYTDGLTEARLADGTEFGLERFADSVIRASTGGEVAAETLRRLIHSVLDAQTDRLRDDATILMIEWHPPGREPRPAHR
- a CDS encoding helix-turn-helix domain-containing protein, whose amino-acid sequence is MDNKAALRQLLRGKRSRLEPAAVGLRPRTGRGRRAPGLSQAQVAQLLYVSERTYAQLERGEMPAPAPGFLDRVCEVLRLEEGDRTALYVYALGYEPPRPQDPLAGQDIHGAWHEAVTSVSRPCYVNDVAWNVLACNEAFTATFPRAPGARPALPERNLMRYMLLRHTAREHHLLDWERQWARPLAAQLRKAVAQYPGNGDLRELDQEVEADPVAGPIYRSDPVTYVQPSGATRPVRFPWPGPAGPPAGAERCCAEHLPSRAGLVTMCAAVPLGSPGARFFILVFEPAPAAGGTGR
- a CDS encoding zinc-ribbon domain-containing protein, which produces MPTNPQPGHAPGPVLLGPHETGAPGRGPVSVVWALRGRGRDLDAAVVRLAPGTDLGEDAGAGHGLLLTVLAGEGELRLAGTRFPLAPGALAWLPARTPHALRAGARGLTYTTAHRHRPPAPADLGDPACLLAHVCPHCDHLTPDGARFCPHCGHPLWETTPGAGAG
- a CDS encoding multicopper oxidase family protein gives rise to the protein MVTRRRLLGTGLAAAGVGLTGASFTPLLGVDRAKASPAAAAAAIPELFTVPMPQMPVLRPTLRTTTTDYYDVTTRRVRKEILPGIQTDLLTYDGNFPGATIKARSGRTVVVRQHNELDVATSSHLHGASVTQANDGDPMDTLAPGGVRAYTYPNRQPHASLWYHDHAHHMESENVYRGLHGSYLLTDAVEDKLPLPKGEYDVVIAIRDAHFDAAGQLVYVMDDQQRSTLLVNGAPYPYFQVAARKYRLRLANMSNQRFLGLRLADGSEIVQIGSDGGLLPRPHTTDTLTLSPGERIDAVVDFSRYKVGEKVVLENTIIFAGSAEQVGQVMRFDVVRTAADSSAVPAVLRSLPALPTPTNERTVVMKMEEGVAHPKGFMDGKVYDPARVDASIRFGASEVWTVTNANARVPHNFHMHLVQFRVLERNGKPPAPGEAGLKDTVIVAAGETVKLQATFDSYRGSYVYHCHMLDHSAMGMMATMKIS